A genomic stretch from Caulobacter sp. FWC2 includes:
- the uvrC gene encoding excinuclease ABC subunit UvrC, producing MSPVTDTTTDTPASPRLSGAALIKDEVTRLPDAPGVYRMIGEADEVLYVGKAKSLKKRVIQYAQGRFHTNRIANMVDATRSMEFITTRTEADALLLEINLIKQLKPRFNVLLRDDKSFPEIVIRRDHDAPQLRKHRGAHTIKGDYFGPFASAWAVNRTLNTLQKAFLLRSCSDSVYESRDRPCMLHQIKRCAAPCTGLIGKEDYQGLVDQAEAFLRGKSRAVMSSMAKQMEEAAEELEFERAARLRDRIRALSSVAQETQINPETVDEADVVALHVEGGQACVQVFFFRAGQNWGNRAYFPRVTGNVEETDETTTEEQRILTAFLGQFYDDKPIPRLILSNLQPAEAALLAEAFALKSGRKVEIATPKRGEKADLVQHALTNAREALGRKMAEGSAQTKLLAGVAEAFKLEAPPERIEVYDNSHIQGTNAVGGMIVAGPEGFMKGQYRKFNIKSTELTPGDDYGMMKEVLKRRFARLVKEEEDGDSDNRPDLVLVDGGKGQLDAALDIMADLGVDDIAVVGVAKGPDRDAGLERFFIPGQTPFMLEPKSPVLYYLQRLRDEAHRFAIGAHRTRRSMDMKKNPLDEIEGVGPGRKKALLHAFGSAKGVGRASVEDLVKVEGVSLALAERIHGFFRKG from the coding sequence ATCTCCCCCGTGACCGATACGACGACCGACACCCCCGCCTCGCCCCGCCTGTCCGGCGCCGCCCTGATCAAGGACGAGGTCACGCGCCTGCCCGACGCGCCCGGCGTCTACCGCATGATCGGCGAGGCCGACGAGGTGCTGTACGTCGGCAAGGCCAAGAGCCTGAAGAAGCGCGTCATCCAGTACGCGCAAGGCCGCTTCCACACCAACCGCATCGCCAACATGGTCGACGCCACGCGGTCGATGGAGTTCATCACCACCCGCACCGAAGCCGACGCCCTGCTGCTCGAGATCAACCTGATCAAGCAGCTGAAGCCGCGCTTCAACGTGCTGCTGCGCGACGACAAGAGCTTCCCCGAGATCGTCATCCGCCGCGACCACGACGCCCCGCAGCTGCGCAAGCACCGCGGCGCCCACACGATCAAGGGCGACTATTTCGGACCGTTCGCCAGCGCCTGGGCGGTGAACCGCACGCTGAATACCTTGCAAAAGGCCTTCCTGCTCCGCTCATGCAGCGACAGCGTCTATGAGAGCCGCGACCGGCCCTGCATGCTGCACCAGATCAAGCGCTGCGCCGCCCCCTGCACCGGCCTGATCGGCAAGGAGGACTACCAGGGCCTCGTCGACCAGGCCGAGGCCTTCCTGCGCGGCAAGTCCCGCGCGGTGATGTCCAGCATGGCCAAGCAGATGGAAGAGGCCGCCGAAGAGCTGGAGTTCGAGCGCGCCGCCCGCCTGCGCGACCGCATCCGCGCCCTCTCCAGCGTCGCCCAGGAGACCCAGATCAACCCCGAGACCGTGGACGAGGCCGACGTCGTGGCCCTGCACGTCGAGGGCGGCCAGGCCTGCGTGCAGGTGTTCTTCTTCCGGGCCGGCCAGAACTGGGGCAACCGCGCCTATTTCCCGCGCGTCACCGGCAATGTGGAAGAGACCGACGAAACCACCACCGAGGAGCAGCGCATCCTCACCGCCTTCCTGGGCCAGTTCTACGACGACAAGCCGATCCCGCGCCTGATCCTGTCCAACCTCCAGCCGGCCGAGGCCGCGCTGCTGGCCGAGGCCTTCGCCCTGAAGAGCGGCCGCAAGGTCGAAATCGCCACCCCAAAGCGCGGCGAGAAGGCCGACCTGGTCCAGCACGCCCTGACCAACGCGCGTGAGGCCCTTGGGCGAAAAATGGCCGAGGGCAGCGCCCAGACCAAGCTGCTGGCCGGCGTCGCCGAGGCCTTCAAGCTGGAGGCCCCGCCCGAGCGGATCGAGGTCTATGACAACAGCCACATCCAGGGCACCAACGCCGTCGGCGGCATGATCGTGGCGGGCCCGGAAGGCTTCATGAAGGGCCAGTACCGCAAGTTCAACATCAAGAGCACTGAGCTCACCCCCGGCGACGACTACGGCATGATGAAGGAGGTGCTGAAGCGCCGCTTCGCCCGCCTGGTCAAGGAGGAGGAGGACGGCGACAGCGACAACCGCCCCGACCTCGTCCTGGTCGACGGCGGCAAGGGCCAGCTGGACGCGGCCCTGGATATCATGGCCGACCTCGGCGTCGACGACATCGCCGTGGTTGGGGTGGCCAAGGGTCCTGACCGCGACGCCGGTCTGGAGCGCTTCTTCATCCCCGGCCAGACCCCGTTCATGCTCGAGCCCAAGTCGCCGGTGCTCTACTACCTGCAACGCCTCCGCGACGAAGCCCACCGCTTCGCCATCGGCGCCCACCGCACGCGGCGCAGCATGGACATGAAGAAGAACCCGCTGGACGAGATCGAAGGCGTCGGCCCGGGCCGCAAGAAGGCCCTGCTCCACGCGTTCGGCTCGGCGAAGGGCGTCGGCCGGGCGAGCGTGGAGGACCTGGTCAAGGTCGAGGGGGTCAGCTTGGCGTTGGCCGAGCGGATCCATGGGTTTTTCAGGAAGGGGTGA
- a CDS encoding type II toxin-antitoxin system RelE/ParE family toxin: protein MRRGRAHRRRPLGAGAGASAKLRPASLTRAPDRFHRAGGYDINRLEAWLIERGAPYARGLGLELVDAIEGLIDFPGRAPVSRDGRYRERYIAFHSNQYVVQYLVRGDAVVIARIRHSLERR, encoded by the coding sequence CTGCGACGAGGCCGAGCGCACCGGCGGCGTCCCCTGGGAGCAGGTGCGGGCGCGTCTGCGAAACTTCGGCCAGCCTCGCTGACGCGTGCGCCGGATCGTTTTCACCGAGCTGGCGGATACGATATCAACAGGCTTGAAGCTTGGCTTATCGAGCGCGGCGCACCCTATGCTCGCGGTCTCGGCCTGGAGCTTGTAGACGCCATCGAAGGGCTGATCGATTTTCCGGGACGCGCGCCCGTCAGTCGCGACGGCCGCTATCGCGAACGCTACATCGCGTTCCATTCGAACCAGTACGTCGTCCAATATCTGGTCCGCGGGGACGCCGTCGTCATCGCGCGCATCCGACACAGCCTCGAACGTCGCTGA
- a CDS encoding TIGR02466 family protein has translation MTTRSLFVTPLYEASLASDKDAEAFIDELHDACIAIAEDDEAGQAWAYNKGYLGYTSYASLNDLPQRDSLFETLKKKLDKHAVAFAKDLAFDLAGGKLVMDSLWINILEPGGSHSGHIHPHSVISGTVYITIPPGASALKFEDPRLPMMMAAPTRAEGAPETLAPFIYVKPSAGAVLMWESWLRHEVTTNQADEQRISVSFNYAWR, from the coding sequence ATGACCACGCGCAGCCTCTTCGTCACCCCGCTCTATGAAGCCAGCCTCGCCAGCGACAAGGACGCCGAGGCGTTCATCGACGAGCTGCACGACGCCTGCATCGCCATCGCCGAGGACGACGAGGCCGGCCAGGCCTGGGCCTATAACAAGGGCTATCTGGGCTACACCTCCTACGCCTCGCTGAACGACCTGCCGCAGCGAGACAGCCTGTTCGAGACGCTGAAGAAGAAGCTGGACAAGCACGCGGTGGCCTTCGCCAAGGACCTTGCCTTCGACCTGGCCGGCGGCAAGCTGGTCATGGACAGCCTGTGGATCAACATCCTGGAGCCGGGCGGCTCGCACAGCGGCCACATCCACCCGCACAGCGTGATCTCCGGCACGGTCTACATCACCATCCCGCCGGGCGCCTCGGCCCTGAAGTTCGAGGACCCGCGTCTGCCGATGATGATGGCCGCCCCGACCCGCGCCGAAGGCGCGCCCGAGACCCTGGCGCCGTTCATCTACGTCAAGCCGTCGGCCGGCGCGGTGCTGATGTGGGAAAGCTGGCTGCGCCACGAAGTGACCACCAACCAGGCCGACGAGCAGCGCATCAGCGTCAGCTTCAACTACGCCTGGCGGTAA
- a CDS encoding thiol-disulfide oxidoreductase DCC family protein, giving the protein MTAAAPAPRLTVWYDGGCPLCLREIALMRRLDRRGAIAFIDVADGETACPIDRAELLARFHAREDGQLLSGAAAFAAMWRAVPVLRPLGVLARRPWALKVLEALYVRFLRVRPRLQRLVVRLTARRS; this is encoded by the coding sequence ATGACCGCCGCTGCTCCCGCCCCGCGCCTGACCGTCTGGTACGACGGGGGATGTCCGCTGTGCCTGCGCGAGATCGCGCTGATGCGACGGCTGGACCGGCGGGGGGCGATCGCCTTCATCGACGTCGCCGACGGCGAGACGGCCTGCCCGATCGACCGCGCCGAGCTGCTGGCCCGTTTCCATGCGCGCGAGGACGGCCAGCTGCTGTCAGGCGCGGCGGCCTTCGCGGCCATGTGGCGGGCGGTTCCGGTGCTGCGGCCGCTCGGGGTCCTGGCGCGGCGCCCTTGGGCGCTGAAGGTCCTGGAGGCGCTCTATGTCCGCTTCCTGCGGGTCCGCCCCCGGCTGCAGCGGCTGGTAGTCCGGCTTACCGCCAGGCGTAGTTGA
- a CDS encoding TetR/AcrR family transcriptional regulator — MNVRDEQRERVAAALADHLLRTGLSQASLRQLAAAAGVSDRMLLYYFADKTEVLAQAMARLAADMAGRLASALPETERLSPAVLSARAARLVIDDAYRPFMRLWIEAVAAAARGEAPFVDIARQIGGGFLAWLEARLDPATTPDPPGAAAAILALLDGLALVEVCAGPERARRAVEALEAAARH, encoded by the coding sequence ATGAACGTTCGGGACGAACAGCGGGAGCGGGTGGCGGCTGCCCTGGCCGATCATCTGCTGCGCACGGGCCTTTCCCAGGCAAGCCTTCGCCAGCTGGCGGCGGCGGCCGGGGTCAGCGACCGGATGCTGCTGTACTATTTCGCCGACAAGACCGAGGTGCTGGCCCAGGCCATGGCGCGCCTTGCCGCCGACATGGCGGGCCGTCTGGCGTCCGCCCTGCCCGAGACCGAGCGCCTGTCGCCCGCCGTGCTCAGCGCCCGCGCCGCGCGGCTGGTCATCGACGACGCCTACCGGCCCTTCATGCGGCTGTGGATCGAAGCGGTGGCGGCGGCGGCGCGGGGGGAAGCGCCGTTCGTCGACATCGCCCGCCAGATCGGCGGCGGCTTCCTGGCGTGGCTGGAGGCCCGGCTGGACCCGGCGACGACGCCCGACCCGCCCGGCGCGGCGGCGGCGATCCTGGCCCTGCTGGACGGTCTGGCCCTGGTCGAGGTCTGCGCCGGTCCCGAGCGCGCGCGCCGGGCGGTCGAGGCCCTGGAAGCGGCGGCGCGGCACTAA
- a CDS encoding M28 family peptidase, translated as MSFTRRIALASAALLMVAQPVFAATPAKPAAAAQKAGKKAAPASDFAPSPEAIKAHMTFLADDLMEGRETGTRGYDIAANYVAAQYALLGVKPAGDKTATGVSYQQHVPLIAFRGAGEGSFGLTGADGQTAALKYGEDYLPNPQAQSADLTVAAPLVFVGYGLVNPATGRDDYAGLDVKGKIVVMLNGAPSSLQTEERAHFSNPNTKRQEAAKRGAVGVITMSGPSAEKRRPFAAGAGMMRGWRVIWRDANDVGAIRAPGAPSLLSISQAGAAKLFAGAPTPLADVLAESEKPEGAIKGFALATKASINVKTEIEKRESSNVVGLIEGSDPTLKAQTIILSAHLDHIGMRENAKPGEDKINNGALDNASGIATLLEVARGFENSKARPKRSIILLAVTGEEKGLVGSDYFANNPTVKKTDIAADVNLDMPVLLYPFTDVIAFGADRSTIGEAVKHAAGRVGIALSGDPMPEEGLFTRSDHYRFVEQGIPSVFLMTGFQNGGEAAFKGFLKGNYHHPGDDLNQPIDYQAAAKFALVNYEIARELANTPARPVWKKGDFFGGTFAPAGHPSSAK; from the coding sequence ATGTCGTTCACGCGTCGTATCGCGCTGGCCAGCGCCGCCCTGCTCATGGTGGCGCAACCGGTCTTCGCGGCCACACCCGCCAAGCCTGCCGCCGCCGCTCAGAAGGCTGGCAAGAAGGCCGCGCCCGCCTCGGATTTCGCGCCTTCGCCCGAAGCCATCAAGGCCCACATGACCTTCCTGGCCGACGACCTGATGGAGGGCCGCGAGACCGGCACGCGCGGCTACGACATCGCCGCCAACTATGTCGCCGCCCAATACGCCCTGCTGGGCGTCAAGCCGGCCGGCGACAAGACCGCCACCGGGGTCTCGTACCAGCAGCACGTGCCGCTGATCGCCTTCCGCGGGGCCGGTGAGGGTTCGTTCGGCCTGACCGGCGCCGACGGCCAGACCGCCGCCTTGAAGTACGGCGAGGACTATCTGCCCAACCCGCAGGCCCAGTCGGCCGACCTGACGGTCGCCGCGCCGCTGGTCTTCGTCGGCTATGGCCTGGTCAATCCGGCCACGGGCCGCGACGACTACGCGGGCCTGGACGTGAAGGGCAAGATCGTCGTCATGCTGAACGGCGCGCCGTCGTCGCTGCAGACCGAGGAACGCGCCCACTTCAGCAACCCCAACACCAAGCGCCAGGAAGCCGCCAAGCGCGGCGCCGTCGGCGTGATCACCATGTCGGGGCCCAGCGCCGAGAAGCGCCGTCCGTTCGCGGCCGGGGCCGGCATGATGCGCGGCTGGCGGGTGATCTGGCGCGACGCCAACGACGTCGGCGCCATCCGCGCGCCGGGCGCGCCGTCGCTGCTGTCGATCAGCCAGGCCGGCGCGGCCAAGCTGTTCGCCGGCGCCCCGACGCCGCTGGCCGACGTGCTGGCCGAGTCCGAAAAGCCGGAAGGCGCGATCAAGGGCTTCGCCCTGGCGACCAAGGCCAGCATCAACGTCAAGACCGAGATCGAGAAGCGCGAGAGCAGCAACGTCGTCGGCCTGATCGAGGGCTCTGACCCGACCCTGAAGGCCCAGACCATCATCCTGTCGGCCCACCTGGACCACATCGGCATGCGCGAGAACGCCAAGCCGGGCGAGGACAAGATCAACAACGGCGCGCTCGACAACGCCTCGGGCATCGCCACCCTGCTGGAGGTCGCGCGCGGCTTCGAGAACAGCAAGGCCCGCCCGAAGCGCTCGATCATCCTGCTGGCCGTCACGGGCGAGGAGAAGGGCCTGGTCGGCTCGGACTACTTCGCCAACAACCCGACGGTGAAGAAGACCGACATCGCCGCCGACGTGAACCTGGACATGCCGGTGCTGCTGTACCCGTTCACCGACGTCATCGCGTTCGGCGCCGACCGCTCGACCATCGGCGAGGCCGTCAAGCACGCCGCCGGCCGCGTGGGCATCGCGCTGTCCGGCGACCCGATGCCGGAAGAAGGCCTGTTCACCCGCTCGGACCACTACCGCTTCGTCGAGCAGGGGATCCCGTCGGTGTTCCTGATGACCGGCTTCCAGAACGGCGGCGAGGCGGCCTTCAAGGGCTTCCTGAAGGGGAACTACCACCACCCGGGCGACGACCTGAACCAGCCGATCGACTACCAGGCGGCCGCCAAGTTCGCCCTGGTCAACTACGAGATCGCCCGTGAACTGGCCAACACCCCGGCCCGCCCGGTCTGGAAGAAGGGCGACTTCTTCGGCGGCACGTTCGCCCCGGCGGGGCATCCGTCTTCCGCCAAGTGA
- a CDS encoding flagellar basal body rod C-terminal domain-containing protein — MQAISISASGMMAAADRLSASAQRVAASDAQVEKTSETKDVDYVGERVAQIGAATDFKANAAVLKTADEMNKRLLDLKV, encoded by the coding sequence ATGCAGGCTATCTCGATCTCCGCGTCCGGAATGATGGCCGCCGCCGACCGCCTCAGCGCCTCGGCCCAGCGGGTGGCCGCTTCGGACGCCCAGGTGGAAAAGACCTCCGAGACCAAGGACGTCGACTATGTCGGCGAACGTGTCGCCCAGATCGGCGCGGCCACCGACTTCAAGGCCAATGCGGCGGTCCTCAAGACCGCCGACGAGATGAACAAGCGTCTTCTCGACCTCAAGGTCTGA
- the carA gene encoding glutamine-hydrolyzing carbamoyl-phosphate synthase small subunit: protein MSQDLLPGVTGVLALADGTILQGVGCGAVGDAVGEVCFNTAMTGYQEILTDPSYMAQIVAFTFPHIGNVGTNVEDVEQITGVAETAARGALFREIPTVQANWRANSDFDAWMKARGVIGLAGIDTRALTRKIRETGMPHGVIAHSPDGKFDLPALVAKAKAWAGLEGLDLAKDASTTQTFTWDEGLWSWPEGYAKLDKPKYEVVVIDYGVKRNILRALAHVGARATVVPANTSAEDILARNPDGVLLSNGPGDPAATGAYAVPEIQKLVQSGKPVFGICLGHQMLALALGAKTVKMEQGHHGANHPVKDLTTGKVEIVSMNHGFTVDSESLPAPVQETHVSLFDGTNAGIQLADKPVFSVQHHPEASPGPTDSLYLFERFAGLMDKAK from the coding sequence ATGTCCCAAGACCTTCTCCCCGGCGTTACCGGCGTTCTGGCCCTGGCCGACGGCACCATCCTGCAAGGCGTGGGCTGCGGCGCGGTCGGGGACGCGGTCGGCGAGGTGTGCTTCAACACCGCCATGACGGGCTATCAGGAGATCCTGACTGACCCGTCCTACATGGCCCAGATCGTCGCCTTCACCTTCCCGCACATCGGCAATGTCGGCACGAACGTCGAGGACGTCGAGCAGATCACCGGCGTGGCCGAGACGGCCGCGCGCGGCGCGCTGTTCCGCGAGATCCCGACTGTGCAGGCCAACTGGCGCGCCAACAGCGACTTCGACGCCTGGATGAAGGCGCGCGGCGTCATCGGCCTGGCCGGGATCGACACCCGCGCCCTGACCCGCAAGATCCGCGAGACCGGCATGCCGCACGGCGTCATCGCCCATTCACCGGACGGCAAGTTCGACCTGCCCGCCCTGGTCGCCAAGGCCAAGGCCTGGGCCGGCCTCGAAGGCCTCGATTTGGCCAAGGACGCCTCGACCACCCAGACCTTCACCTGGGACGAGGGCCTGTGGTCGTGGCCGGAAGGCTACGCCAAGCTGGACAAGCCGAAGTACGAAGTGGTCGTCATCGACTACGGCGTGAAGCGCAACATCCTGCGCGCCCTGGCCCATGTCGGCGCCCGCGCCACGGTGGTCCCGGCCAACACCTCGGCCGAGGACATCCTGGCCCGCAACCCGGACGGCGTGCTGCTGAGCAACGGCCCCGGCGACCCGGCCGCGACCGGCGCCTATGCGGTGCCGGAAATCCAGAAGTTGGTGCAGAGCGGCAAGCCGGTGTTCGGCATCTGCCTGGGCCACCAGATGCTGGCCCTGGCCCTGGGCGCCAAGACCGTGAAGATGGAACAGGGCCACCACGGCGCCAACCACCCGGTCAAGGACCTGACCACGGGCAAGGTCGAGATCGTCTCGATGAACCACGGCTTCACCGTGGACAGCGAGAGCCTGCCGGCTCCGGTGCAGGAAACCCACGTCTCGCTGTTCGACGGCACGAACGCCGGCATCCAGCTGGCCGACAAGCCGGTGTTCAGCGTCCAGCACCACCCGGAAGCCTCGCCCGGCCCGACAGACAGCCTGTACCTGTTCGAACGCTTCGCGGGGCTGATGGACAAGGCGAAGTAA
- a CDS encoding DUF1272 domain-containing protein yields MLELRPNCECCDADLPPASAAARICTFEHTFCADCADIRFDGVCPDCGGGLVARPIRPEQQLHRYPASLRRVNKGHRYAPTSRRQPEGPAGWV; encoded by the coding sequence ATGCTCGAACTGCGCCCCAACTGCGAGTGCTGCGACGCGGACCTGCCGCCGGCCAGCGCCGCGGCCCGAATCTGCACCTTCGAACACACCTTCTGCGCCGACTGCGCGGACATCCGCTTCGACGGGGTTTGTCCCGACTGTGGCGGCGGCCTGGTGGCGCGGCCAATCCGGCCCGAGCAGCAGCTGCACCGCTACCCGGCCTCGCTGCGCCGGGTGAACAAGGGCCACCGCTACGCGCCGACTTCGCGCCGGCAACCGGAAGGACCGGCCGGCTGGGTTTAG
- a CDS encoding MarR family winged helix-turn-helix transcriptional regulator: MSSSALGPEFIPLDNQLCFSLYATTLAINRTYKPMLDALGITYPQYLVLSALWEDDGQTIGAIGTRLSLEPSTITPLVKRLEHAGFVDRQRDPIDERQVRVRLSKKGLDLRADATCLTSTLLAKSGLTVPQITELNTRVLALRRALVGED; the protein is encoded by the coding sequence ATGTCCTCGTCCGCCCTCGGCCCCGAATTCATTCCGCTGGATAACCAGCTGTGCTTTTCGCTCTATGCCACCACCCTGGCGATCAACCGCACCTACAAGCCGATGCTGGACGCCCTGGGCATCACCTATCCGCAGTACCTGGTGCTGAGCGCGCTGTGGGAAGACGACGGCCAGACGATCGGCGCGATCGGGACCCGGCTGTCGCTGGAGCCCAGCACCATCACGCCCCTGGTCAAGCGCTTGGAGCACGCCGGCTTCGTCGACCGGCAGCGCGACCCGATCGACGAGCGCCAGGTGCGGGTGCGGCTGTCGAAGAAGGGCCTGGACCTGCGCGCCGACGCCACCTGCCTGACCTCGACCCTGCTAGCGAAGTCCGGCCTGACCGTGCCGCAGATCACCGAGCTGAACACGCGCGTGCTGGCGCTGCGGCGAGCCTTGGTGGGCGAGGACTAG
- the pip gene encoding prolyl aminopeptidase, which translates to MDFSKLQAVSTVTTEWKYPLKPANRSGLLQVDQGPDHKLYWEEYGNPDGEPVMFLHGGPGGACAPVMSRFFDPQRYRVILFDQRGCGKSEPTVATHGPKVALTRNDTDYLVDDINRLRDALGVTGKMHVFGGSWGSTLALVYAIRHPDKVASLILRGIFLGASEDLLYMYQGNAATFAEAPYALTEPGSYVTYPDEWKAFVEEIPADQRGDMMAAYKAIFDMEAKTDADRARQLRAAVAWSVWEGTISNMVPHASDPGKFGEADFALCFAQIEAHFFANGLFLEPDYIVGNVDRIAAIPTHIVHGRFDQVCPLTQASRLIAAMAAAGATPASYVKTNAGHSAMEAQTVLALTAIMDGLPPIG; encoded by the coding sequence ATGGATTTCTCGAAGCTGCAGGCCGTCAGCACTGTCACCACCGAGTGGAAGTATCCGCTGAAGCCGGCCAATCGTTCGGGGCTGCTGCAGGTCGACCAGGGGCCGGACCACAAGCTCTATTGGGAAGAATACGGCAATCCGGACGGCGAGCCGGTGATGTTCCTGCACGGCGGTCCGGGCGGGGCGTGCGCGCCGGTGATGTCGCGGTTCTTCGATCCCCAGCGCTACCGGGTGATCCTGTTCGACCAGCGCGGCTGCGGCAAGAGCGAGCCGACGGTCGCGACCCACGGCCCCAAGGTCGCCCTGACCCGCAACGACACCGACTATCTGGTCGACGACATCAATAGGCTCCGCGACGCTCTGGGCGTCACCGGCAAGATGCACGTGTTCGGCGGCAGCTGGGGCAGCACCCTGGCCCTGGTCTACGCCATCCGCCACCCGGACAAGGTCGCCTCGCTGATCCTGCGCGGCATCTTCCTGGGGGCGAGCGAGGACCTGCTCTACATGTACCAGGGCAATGCGGCGACCTTCGCCGAAGCGCCCTACGCCCTGACCGAGCCGGGCAGCTACGTGACCTATCCCGACGAGTGGAAGGCCTTCGTCGAGGAGATCCCGGCGGACCAGCGCGGCGACATGATGGCCGCCTACAAGGCGATCTTCGACATGGAGGCCAAGACCGACGCCGACCGCGCCCGCCAGCTGCGCGCCGCCGTGGCCTGGTCGGTCTGGGAAGGGACGATCTCGAACATGGTCCCGCACGCCAGCGACCCGGGCAAGTTCGGCGAGGCCGACTTCGCCCTGTGCTTCGCCCAGATCGAGGCCCACTTCTTCGCCAATGGCCTGTTCCTGGAGCCGGACTACATCGTCGGTAACGTTGACAGGATCGCCGCCATCCCGACCCACATCGTCCACGGCCGCTTCGACCAGGTCTGCCCGCTGACCCAGGCCTCGCGGCTGATCGCGGCCATGGCGGCGGCGGGTGCGACCCCGGCCAGCTACGTCAAGACCAATGCCGGCCACAGCGCCATGGAAGCCCAGACCGTGCTGGCCCTGACGGCGATCATGGACGGCCTGCCGCCGATCGGCTGA